In a genomic window of Anas acuta chromosome 9, bAnaAcu1.1, whole genome shotgun sequence:
- the RNF7 gene encoding RING-box protein 2 isoform X2, whose protein sequence is MADVEDGDEPGAPHSHPGSSGSKAGGPDKMFSLKKWNAVAMWSWDVECDTCAICRVQMPVLDVKPKTNKKIVLWFGENAIIPSTIAACPCG, encoded by the exons ATGGCCGACGTGGAGGACGGGGACGAGCCGGGCGCCCCCCACTCGCACCCGGGCTCCTCGGGCTCCAAGGCGGGCGGCCCCGACAAGATGTTCTCGCTGAAGAAGTGGAACGCCGTGGCCATGTGGAGCTGGGACGTGGAGTGCGACACTTGCGCCATTTGCCGGGTGCAG ATGCCTGTCTTAGATGTCAAGCcgaaaacaaacaagaagattGTGTTG tggTTTGGGGAGAATGCAATCATTCCTTCCACAATTGCTGCATGTCCTTGTGGGTGA
- the RNF7 gene encoding RING-box protein 2 isoform X1 yields the protein MADVEDGDEPGAPHSHPGSSGSKAGGPDKMFSLKKWNAVAMWSWDVECDTCAICRVQVMDACLRCQAENKQEDCVVVWGECNHSFHNCCMSLWVKQNNRCPLCQQDWVVQRIGK from the exons ATGGCCGACGTGGAGGACGGGGACGAGCCGGGCGCCCCCCACTCGCACCCGGGCTCCTCGGGCTCCAAGGCGGGCGGCCCCGACAAGATGTTCTCGCTGAAGAAGTGGAACGCCGTGGCCATGTGGAGCTGGGACGTGGAGTGCGACACTTGCGCCATTTGCCGGGTGCAGGTCATGG ATGCCTGTCTTAGATGTCAAGCcgaaaacaaacaagaagattGTGTTG tggTTTGGGGAGAATGCAATCATTCCTTCCACAATTGCTGCATGTCCTTGTGGGTGAAACAGAATAATCGCTGCCCCCTCTGCCAGCAGGACTGGGTAGTCCAGAGAATAGGCAAATAA